One window of the Triticum dicoccoides isolate Atlit2015 ecotype Zavitan chromosome 3B, WEW_v2.0, whole genome shotgun sequence genome contains the following:
- the LOC119274783 gene encoding histone H2B.4-like: MAPKAAEKKPVEKTPAGKKPKAEKKVPASKEGGDKKGKKKAKKSVETYKIYIFKVLKQVHPDIGISSKAMSIMNSFINDIFEKLAGESAKLARYNKKPTITSREIQTSVRLVLPGELAKHAVSEGTKAVTKFTSA, translated from the coding sequence ATGGCCCCGAAGGCAGCCGAGAAGAAGCCGGTGGAGAAGACCCCGGCGGGCAAGAAGCCCAAGGCGGAGAAGAAGGTGCCGGCGTCCAAGGAGGGCGGGgacaagaagggcaagaagaaggccaagaagagcgtggagacctacaagatctacatcttcaaggtgctgaagcaggtgcacCCGGACATCGGCATCTCCTCCAAGGCCATGTCcatcatgaactccttcatcaacgACATCTTCGAGAAGCTGGCCGGCGAGTCCGCCAAGCTGGCGCGCTACAACAAGAAGCCCACAATCACGTCCCGGGAGATCCAGACCTCCGTCCGCCTCGTCCTCCCCGGCGAGCTCGCCAAGCACGCCGTCTCCGAGGGCACCAAGGCCGTCACCAAGTTCACCTCCGCCTGA
- the LOC119280821 gene encoding uncharacterized protein LOC119280821, producing the protein MDKVLAFSILSASPADVAPGAGSGARFSWQRQGRKLQDDDGQARAGQDGKQGGLPAEAEQQPDKGKSQSPPTLRPRFAPEFDGIDCFGTIVCH; encoded by the coding sequence ATGGACAAGGTGCTGGCCTTCTCCATCCTGAGCGCGTCGCCGGCCGACGTCGCCCCCGGCGCCGGCTCCGGCGCTCGGTTCTCCTGGCAGCGGCAGGGGAGGAAGCTGCAGGACGACGACGGCCAGGCCAGAGCAGGGCAAGACGGGAAGCAGGGCGGTCTGCCGGCGGAGGCGGAGCAGCAGCCGGACAAGGGGAAGTCGCAGTCGCCGCCGACGTTGCGGCCGCGGTTCGCGCCGGAGTTCGATGGGATCGACTGCTTCGGGACCATCGTGTGCCACTGA